The Campylobacter concisus DNA window AAAGATAACCAAAGCGATCAAAGACTCAAAGATCAAGGTAAGCGCGCAGATCAGGGGCGAAGAGATCAGAGTGATAAGCAAAAGCATAGACGATCTACAGGAGTGTATAAAGCTCGTTAGGGGGTTAAATTTAGAACTCCCGATAAGCTTTAAAAACCTAAAATAACGCACTTTTTCGCTTTATTATGCGTCGTTGATTTAAATTTTTACTCAGTCATTACCAACTCGGTAACTCCCATCACAAAAATTTAAATCGCCTCGCCTAATTTTGCGAAATGGCTGTGTGACTTTTATATTTAAAATTTTGTAGGATTTTGGACTAAATTTGCGAAATCTCGCATAGTTTTTGTATTTAAAATTAGGCGTATTCGTGGGTGAAATTCGCCTTATCATTTTGTATTCAAATTTGATCTATCTAAAATAAAAAATAAGGACAAAAAATGAGCTTTTTTAAGAAAATTCTCGGTAAACAAATCGATCTTGGCAAGCAAATGCCGATCTATTTTGTAAGTAGCGACGAAGACTACATGCAGCGTGCGTTTGAGCAAGCCAGAGAGAGCTTTAGATATTTTTGGCGTGAGATTTACTGGGAGCGCCACAGGATCGTACCTATGCTTGACTATGCAATGGTAAAAATTTGCTTCCTAGATGTCGTAAATGGCGAAGAAGTCGGCGAGCACATGTGGATAGACGATGTGGAATTTGACGGCGAAACGATATATGGCACGCTCGTAAATGAGCCAGATAGCGTGCAAAACGTGAAATTAGGCGACCAAATAAGCGCAAAGATAGACGAGATGAGCGACTGGCTCTTTGCGATAGATGGACGCGCATACGGCGGATTTAGCGTGCAGGCGATGCGCTCACGCATGCAAAAGAAAGAACTAAAAGAGCACGATAAAGAGTGGGGGCTTGATTTTGGCGATTTTAACGATATTTTGGTAGTTTACGAGCAAAAAGAACACCCTGAAAATTTGATAGAGCATCCAATGAGTAAAAATACATATGAGCAAGTAAAGCAATATATAAAAGAGCACCCAAATATTGTCACGGATGCTGATGAGTTTGGTTATACGCAGCTTCACAACGAGGCGATCGCTGGAAATTTAAATCTTGTAAATCTTTTGCTAGAAAACGGCGCTGATAAAAATGCCCGCACAAAAAGCGGCAAAACGGCTGCTGAATTTGCTGAGAATTTGGGCTGGAGTGAAATCGCAAAGGTGCTTAGCTAGTTAAATTTTTATAGGAGATAACTTTGAATTATCAAGATATTTTAAAACAGAAAGAAAATAATATTACTAGGATAGATGAAATCATAAAATTTTTAAGAGAAAATTTTGATGGCTTGGACAAATATGATAGTAAATATAGCCAGTTAATAGTTCTTTTAAATAAAGAGAAGAGGTTGTATAGTAATTTGGATAAAAGCGACCCTGATGTTTTTTATAATAAATTAAGGGAAATAAAACGTCAAATAGGTTTTAAAATTTCAGAAATTAAATATGAGCTATTAGATACATTCGAAAAGAAAAAATTTAAACTTAAAATAATGACAAAATTATGCGGGCAATATTTAGACAAATTATTAATTGAAAAATTTATAGATAATATAAAAAATAAAATATGTAAAAAACTTGACAAAATCTCAGTTAAGAATATAAATAAAAATTCCGATGAAATTAAAAAATTATTGGATGAATTTTTTATTTGCACAAACGATGGTTCTCCAGATAAAGAAATTTTAAATTTAATAGACAGTGAAGACAATAGCGACACAAAACAAGAGGGATTCAAAAAAATATATCAAAAATAAAGAAACAAATAACTGAGATCTCTAAAGAAAAAGATTTTAAAACTAAAGCAAATTTTAATGAGCACTATATTAAAGATATTAACAAGAAGACAAAAGAGATATCAAAACTTGCCAGTTGAATATTTTGAATATTATTTAACAAAATCTTTTGAAGAAAGAAGTGTAAAAGACTATTTTAATGCTCTTTTAAAATTTCATCCATTGATACTATCTGGCATTAGCTTGGTTGGCATGATCTATTATTTTGCATATTTTGGACTTGAGTTCAAATATTTTCCTGATTTAGGTGGAGCAGATGTAGCATATGTTGGTGTATCATTATTTTTTGTATCATCCTTTATTTCATTTTTTATTATATTTCCATGTCTAGTTTATCCAGGCTACTATGAAAATAAAAAAATAAAACTTGGATGTTTTATTTTGGGTTTTCCTTGCTCCCTTTTCTTATATTGGTTTGCATGGTAATATTAAATACTATTACTATAAGTAAACCATTTTACGAATTGCTTCCGTATTCTTTAATCGTATTAGGTATTTACTTATACATTGTATTTGTTATAGAACAAATAAAGGCTACTTTATTTAAATGTATATTTAAATGCATAAAAAACATAGTAACAATCATAGCAATAATTGCGATTTTTAAGTACATTTATAAAATTTATTTTTTAAAAGTATCGTTAGATGATGACTTTTTATTCATTTTTTTAATAGTTGCAGTTCATATTATAACGCTTTGCTTCTTTGAAGGTTTGGAACATTTTTATGAAAAAAAAAGCTTACAAACCACTCTTAGTGACTGTATCAACTGTAGTACTAGTAATTTTATATCAGTTATCCTCAGGTGCAATTTTACATTGGCTTGGGATGGCAAATGTTGAATATCAATATTTAACTATTGAAAAAAAGTGCACTAGGTGCTTTACCAGAAAAAATTTGCAAAAATGGCATATATTGTGATGATAGTAAAACTTATTATGATGAAAACGAAACAAACGGGGTTATAAAACTTTATAATGTAAAAGCCCTATCAACTCTTGGTAAATTTTATTATCTGCAGACAAAAGATGGAGTAAAATTTGAGCTAGACTCAAGCAAAATTATCTCAAGAGCCAAGGAGTAACTTCCTTAAGCTTTGGGGCTAAAATTTGATCGATATGTGAAATTTGCAGATTTAAAAAATTAAAATTTATAGGCCAAATTTATCTAGCTAAGCTAAAAATTTCTTTAGCACAAGGCTAAATTTATTAAAAGTTAGCTATCCTAACACATCAATTTAAAACCAAACTTATTTAAGGCGATTAGTTATGATCTTTAAAAATATTGTCGAGAATTTTGCCGTAAATTACGCTCATAATTCTATTCAAAGATCACTATATAATGAATTTAATATAGACATTTTAACCACAACCTACACCAAAACTCCCAAAAAAGACAAAAAGTATATGCTCTACGCACATGTGCCATTTTGTCACACATTCTGTCCATACTGTTCGTTTCATAAGTATCACTATGAGCAAGAGCTTGCAAAAGTTTACTTTGAAAATTTACGTGAGGAGATGAGGCAGGTTAAAGAAGCTGGATTTGACTTTGATTCACTTTATGTTGGTGGTGGCACGACGCTTATAAATGAACCTGAGCTTGAAAAGACGCTTAAGCTTGCAAAAGAGCTTTTTAGTATAGATGAAATTTCAGCAGAAAGCGATCCAAATCACATCTCATCCGAGAGTTTAGCTAGATTTGATGGGTTAATTGATCGCTTAAGCGTTGGCGTACAAAGCTTTGATGATAAAACGTTAAAAAGAGTTGGCAGATACGAAAAATTCGGCTCAGCCAAGGAGGTAAAAAGAAAGCTTGAGCTTGCTCTTGGTAAGATCCCAGTTATTAGCCTTGATCTCATCTTTAACCTGCCAAATCAAACAAAAGAGCAGCTCATAAACGACATAAATACTGCAAAATCGATCTCTCCACAACAAATCACCTTCTATCCACTCATGAAATCAGAGCTAACAAGAGAGAATATAGCTCGCTCGCTTGGTGTTTCAAACGTAGATAACGAGCGTGAATTTTATGAGATAATCACTGAAGAATTTAGCAAAAGCAACTACAAACAAAGCAATGCTTGGGCATTTTCAAACGAAAAAAGTGCTGACCTTCGCGACGAATACGTGGGCTCAAATTTAGAGTACGTGGGCGTGGGTAGCGGCGCATTTAGCTTCCTTGACGGCGAGCTTGTTATAAACGCCTTTAACCTACTTGACTACGGCAGAAAGATCAAGGATAGGCAAAGCCCAGTCATCGCAAAATGTGGTTTTAGCAAGAAAGAGCGACTTAAATACACGTTTTTAACAAGGCTTTTTGATGGCGGAGTTGATATTAAAAGATACAACGATGAAAATAGCACAAACATTAACAAGGCCTTATTTATGGAGCTTAGCTTGCTTAAGCTTGTAAATGCGATATATGAAGAAAATGGCATTATTAAGCCGACATTTTTTGGCAAATATATCTGCATCGTGCTTATGCGTGATTTTTACGCTGGTATGGACAAAGTGCGTGCTATATTTAAAGACGACGCTAAGATAAAACGAAGCAAGGTGCTTCGTATAATGAGCGAAAATACTGAACAAAAGTATGAGCCAAATATCATTCAGCCACGAGCTGCGATGTAATGCTTGCAAATTTAATCAAAAAAAATATCTACCAAATTTCTAAAATAGTATTATTAACACTCCTATTTAGCGGACTTGGTGTCTGGACTCTTTCGTTTATAAATAATGAACTTGTAAGTTTAAAAGAATTTGACCCGATTCTTGCAATTAAATTTATAGCAGTCTTACTTTTATTTTTTATAAGCGCCATCGCCGC harbors:
- a CDS encoding YegJ family protein translates to MSFFKKILGKQIDLGKQMPIYFVSSDEDYMQRAFEQARESFRYFWREIYWERHRIVPMLDYAMVKICFLDVVNGEEVGEHMWIDDVEFDGETIYGTLVNEPDSVQNVKLGDQISAKIDEMSDWLFAIDGRAYGGFSVQAMRSRMQKKELKEHDKEWGLDFGDFNDILVVYEQKEHPENLIEHPMSKNTYEQVKQYIKEHPNIVTDADEFGYTQLHNEAIAGNLNLVNLLLENGADKNARTKSGKTAAEFAENLGWSEIAKVLS
- a CDS encoding coproporphyrinogen III oxidase family protein — its product is MIFKNIVENFAVNYAHNSIQRSLYNEFNIDILTTTYTKTPKKDKKYMLYAHVPFCHTFCPYCSFHKYHYEQELAKVYFENLREEMRQVKEAGFDFDSLYVGGGTTLINEPELEKTLKLAKELFSIDEISAESDPNHISSESLARFDGLIDRLSVGVQSFDDKTLKRVGRYEKFGSAKEVKRKLELALGKIPVISLDLIFNLPNQTKEQLINDINTAKSISPQQITFYPLMKSELTRENIARSLGVSNVDNEREFYEIITEEFSKSNYKQSNAWAFSNEKSADLRDEYVGSNLEYVGVGSGAFSFLDGELVINAFNLLDYGRKIKDRQSPVIAKCGFSKKERLKYTFLTRLFDGGVDIKRYNDENSTNINKALFMELSLLKLVNAIYEENGIIKPTFFGKYICIVLMRDFYAGMDKVRAIFKDDAKIKRSKVLRIMSENTEQKYEPNIIQPRAAM